One region of Quercus lobata isolate SW786 chromosome 2, ValleyOak3.0 Primary Assembly, whole genome shotgun sequence genomic DNA includes:
- the LOC115975297 gene encoding mitochondrial inner membrane protein OXA1-like, with translation MAFMRSLSTRATIIARRCHPSFSYVLHNDDDSKTRSIDEDLSSQRIDSFLQRRSFGSRSFNNSAGFGAFFQDRRYSHEFLLPSSGSSFCRYMSTTVGGGPDKVEIISDVAEVLSNTSMETVAAQAAAVNEVAIAAADSFLPVKMLQYIIDYVHCYTGLNWWAAIALTTLVIRGATLPLLINQLKATAKLTLLRPHLEEIKQEMQDKATDPNAIADGQQRMQKLFKEYGVNPFTPLKGLFIQGPVFISFFMAIRNMSEKVPSFKTGGAYWFLDLTTPDALYIFPVLTALSFLITVECNMQEGMEGNPVAGTMKNVSRGLAVLTVPFTMSFPKAIFCYWITSNLFSLSYGLVLKYPGVKKFLGVPEIPVTKPTTAPQPAFSAMEALKRAMAVKAESTAVPLESGKLPDQRISSTSVLSQRIKSLEKQAKGRKKNKKR, from the exons ATGGCTTTTATGCGTAGTTTATCTACAAGAGCTACGATTATAGCTCGAAGATGCCACCCATCTTTTAGTTATGTTCTCcataatgatgatgatagtaAAACCCGCTCGATTGATGAGGACTTGTCTTCTCAAAGAATTGATAGCTTTCTCCAAAGGAGGTCCTTTGGAAGTCGCAGCTTCAATAATTCAGCCGGGTTTGGTGCTTTTTTCCAAGATAGAAGATATTCCCACGAGTTTCTTCTGCCGAGTTCAGGTTCCTCTTTCTGCAGGTATATGTCGACCACAGTTGGTGGAGGGCCGGACAAAGTTGAAATAATCAGTGATGTTGCTGAGGTTCTCTCAAATACATCCATGGAAACAGTAGCTGCACAGGCCGCGGCAGTGAATGAAGTTGCCATTGCTGCTGCTGATTCTTTCTTGCCAGTCAAGATGTTGCAGTACATTATAGATTATGTGCACTGTTATACTGGCTTGAACTG GTGGGCTGCTATAGCTTTAACAACTCTTGTGATTCGGGGGGCAACACTTCCACTTTTGATAAATCAACTTAAAGCTACTGCAAAACTCACT CTCTTGAGGCCACATTTGGAGGAAATAAAGCAGGAGATGCAAGATAAG GCTACGGATCCCAATGCCATCGCCGACGGTCAGCAACGAATGCAGAAGCTGTTTAAGGA ATATGGTGTGAATCCATTTACTCCACTGAAGGGACTCTTTATACAAGGTCCTGTCTTCATCAGTTTTTTCATGGCT ATTAGAAATATGTCAGAGAAAGTCCCATCATTCAAAACTGGTGGTGCGTACTGGTTTTTGGATCTCACAACTCCTGATGCTTTATACATTTTTCCAGTTTTGACTGCACTGTCATTCTTAATTACTGTGGAG TGCAACATGCAGGAGGGTATGGAAGGAAATCCTGTTGCTGGCACCATGAAAAATGTTTCAAGGGGCCTAGCTGTTCTTACAGTTCCATTCACCATGAGTTTTCCTAAG GCTATATTTTGTTACTGGATTACATCCAACTTGTTCTCGCTCTCGTATGGACTGG TGCTTAAATATCCTGGAGTAAAGAAGTTCTTGGGGGTTCCTGAAATACCTGTTACAAAGCCAACTACTGCTCCACAACCTGCCTTCTCTGCGATGGAAGCCCTGAAACGTGCTATGGCAGTCAAAGCAGAATCTACCGCAGTACCTCTTGAATCAGGGAAGCTTCCAGACCAAAGAATATCTTCTACTTCAGTTCTTAGTCAAAGGATTAAAAGTTTAGAGAAACAGgcaaaaggaagaaagaaaaacaagaagaggTGA